The genomic segment TGGCATTATGTGTGAGGGCACAAAAGAATGTGTGAGTTTACACTTaactacatttcacatttaagtTGCTGTTTAATACTTACAGTTTGTGTACCAAGTGGTTTCGTAGGTCTTGCGTGACATGCTCATGCCAGCTCTTCCTCGGCGGAGCTGAGGGCAGGGAGCCAACCCCACCGGCATCATTCATCAGACTAGAAGAGATAGGGAAGACATCACTGTAATgattagttttaaaaaaacaaaataacaaaaaaaacataggTGCGGCCTGGTCTGATGTAGAACTGAGTAAAATGCTGCAATGATCGTCATTTCTTACTGTTAAGGTACCCACTAAAGGACATGTTATGATATGTATGCATATGCTTACCCTTGATAGTTCGCATTTAGATGCATTACGCCATATGGCAACAGGTTGGACTGCTGGTTCTGAGATGGAGCTCCCACACCCTCATTAACCCCCACTGGATTTTCACCTATTTACGGAGAGAACAGAACTCATGAGTTTGCATTTTTAGATCAGTGTTTCTTGTAACCGTATAATTCACTCACACTATATTTTACAACATAGTCATTTTTCAATGTATTAAATTTGGACAAAGAGTGACTATTCGAAGTGACAATTATATAAACCGCAGTTCTAGTCACAGCCTTTACCTAAAgataaactaaatgtaaaaaattaaactTATAAGCAGCAAAATTGCTTTTCAAGTGTACAAGTGAAGATCTAAAACCCTCTTCATGGTAGTGTCActaatattcacccccttcatGTCAGTATTTCAATCACAGcctggagtctgtgtggatcaACTAACTTCTTAAAACAAGTGTATCAGGAAAATGACCACTTGAAAAGAAATCATTGAAAAAATATATCGACTGAAAATGGCAGAAACCAACTTTGGGAAAAGtatatttgatttttatctGGCCCATGTCTCATTCACCAACATAGAGTTATGTCGTCCATCTTTATATAAAGTCCGACACACACTCACTACTAGCACACTGACATTAGCAAGCTACTGTACGACAACAACAGAAGAGACGTCCGGCGTCTTATTTCTCTTTCAACTCAACAGAAGACGCAAACAAATAACAAAGTCCACCGTAATAAATGATATTATGACATATTACTTACCATTTCCATCGCGGGTGGATGAGACTTCAGCCCTGTTGCCTGAACGCGGCCCAGAGtccatattttctttaaataaaaaaaaaaagtatgaagtTTTCACAATTGCAGACGTGTTCACTCCTTTACAAGTTCATTCCCTTTCGTGTCCAAGATTGCGACTTTCCCCCCTCCTATTTGTCTGCTAAGGGCGTTTTAACACCTTATCTCGGTCGCTTTGACCGGATCAGTGGAGGACTTTGTGAACTTGAACTTTTTCCACTTTCGTTTCTTTTTATTAAGAAAAATCCAACTGTATCAAAATGCGTCACATCAATCACGTGATGACgtcctctccgcttattggtcagatgtggCTGCTGCACCGGAAGACGGTGAAGGGACTTCACTGGGAATGTTGACGTCATTAAAGCTGGTGTCTGCAGggcttcacctcctcacgttTCCCCGTTTGTCCGCCTTTAATTGTAAATCTACAAttgttacattattttatatttgttgacatgtcattattatttatatgcaTGGGCTGAACTTCTGGAGatgacttttacattttagttgaataaaaacaatgatatAGTAATAACTATAAAGTAGGCCTACATTCTGAAATGGGGCTAAAGATGAGGTAAAGAGCATTAGGAgattttattgaaaaatgtatttgttcaaGTGATTTAGGACttaaacagtttcttttacTTCTTGCTTTGGAGAATGTTCTCTCACCACCAACCACGCCTTGAAGGAAGAATATAGTTGGGTGCTTATTTTAGAATAAGCATGTCTGTGAAAATGGTGGACCCCCGTTGCCATCGTAGACTCCATTATTGGAGGCCGTCTGCAGCTGGTGTACACAGACCAAAGTGATGCCTCTGAGAATGTCACAATGTCTTATTTGGTGGTTATTTGGTGCAACATGTGGAGTCCCCACCCAGCAGGGTGGGTCATGCCATCAAAGCACCTGGTAGGTCTCACATTTAGTTTATCAATGCATATGATTGGCAGCATGAAATCTAGatataaagacacagaaaaataatactGGCAAGGAAATACAATAAATTGAACCAAGCGTGATTTATGTGGATGAAAACATACTCCCTTGATCTGTTACCCTTCAGGGATCAAAGGTTTAGCCAAAGTCCTGCCTTGACAGGACAGTGAGAAACCAGATTGTTGGGTTTGACCTACACCAGCTTGACTGGTGTCATATGGTGGTGGAAGAGTTCTGAAAACACAAGCAGAGATCATAATAAGtataactacatttatttttgctgctttgtaATCCAGACAAATCAGGAAGCACGGAACAATAAATCCAAGCCCTTTGTGCATGGGAAAAAGAATATGTTCAGTCTGAGATGTGCATATGGAGTCTTGTATTGTTCTGTTACATTATAGTGTCTATTTCTTAGGTAAAGGTTGTCATGCAtcatctcttgtttttcttttgacacaAAAGAAGTATGCAAAGCAGAGGCTGTCTGATGAGCATCCCAAGGTCAATAGCACTGACAGTCCCTGAGGGCTGGTAGAGTACAGTCTACCTCCTAAAGTGCCACTTATCCAGCCAAAGAGTGAGCCAGTGGCGCAGGAAAGTAAGTGGACAATTGTTGTaaacatgtttcactttttgCATTCCTGTGAAGCACTTGTTGTTACTTGAGATTTCTGTGTCTGTAGTTTTTGCAGTGCAGGTAAAAGTGGAGAAGGAGACC from the Anabas testudineus chromosome 19, fAnaTes1.2, whole genome shotgun sequence genome contains:
- the LOC113156793 gene encoding histone acetyltransferase p300-like isoform X2; the encoded protein is MDSGPRSGNRAEVSSTRDGNGENPVGVNEGVGAPSQNQQSNLLPYGVMHLNANYQGLMNDAGGVGSLPSAPPRKSWHEHVTQDLRNHLVHKLVQAIFPTPDPAALEDPRMKNLVAYARKVEGDMYESANSRDEYYHLLAEKIYKIQKELEEMRRIRRSECTH